The Bacteroidales bacterium genome has a window encoding:
- the menD gene encoding 2-succinyl-5-enolpyruvyl-6-hydroxy-3-cyclohexene-1-carboxylic-acid synthase produces the protein MLHPKQHITDLAEILKRRSIEHIVISPGSRSAPLIRAFSERFGDNCISLVDERSAAYFALGIALYTQKPVVLICTSGTAVLNYAPALAEAFYQKVPLIAITADRPHEWIDQFDNQTLRQNGIYRNYIRRSFELPQYTVTEDDLWFAHRIANDAVNASSGNPKGPVQINVPLTEPLYEDLPLPSEHLRIIPEFAGETMLSLPQEFLDMWKNARRIMIVHGQDQPGAIEALKPLLEDPRVALIAENISNLGSEKVIQNSNLALSVFKRNSPAPPDLVLHSGGQVVSKSLTSYLRKARDIRCWRIGKDDSIVDTFRKISGVIPYPAVPVYAALNKYIQKKTGSDYRSDWLKLSETADNLASAKLEELPFSDIHVFRKLVDLVPDNAVVVAGNSSIIRYSQLFRFRKKLTFYSNRGVSGIDGSFSTAAGIARVSDKPVVAMIGDLGFLYDSNAMWNREMPANLKVIVINNEGGGIFHILKGPSDQPGFKKFVEANHPVNIAKLADAYGLGYFAASDPGEIEEKWPELMNAKSSAILEIKTNAVTSADSFRKLMAGN, from the coding sequence AGAAATTCTTAAAAGAAGGAGCATTGAACACATTGTAATCTCCCCCGGATCGAGAAGTGCGCCGCTGATAAGGGCTTTTTCCGAAAGATTCGGCGATAACTGCATAAGTTTGGTGGATGAACGAAGTGCCGCATATTTTGCCCTGGGTATCGCTCTGTATACTCAAAAACCGGTTGTGCTGATTTGTACATCCGGGACCGCAGTTTTGAATTACGCTCCGGCACTTGCTGAAGCTTTCTATCAGAAAGTCCCCCTCATAGCCATTACAGCCGACAGGCCTCATGAATGGATTGACCAGTTTGATAACCAGACTTTAAGGCAAAACGGTATTTACCGGAATTATATAAGGCGGAGCTTTGAATTACCGCAGTACACGGTTACAGAAGATGATCTTTGGTTTGCCCACAGGATCGCGAACGATGCAGTAAATGCAAGTTCAGGTAATCCTAAGGGCCCGGTGCAGATCAATGTTCCTCTTACTGAGCCCTTATATGAAGACCTCCCTTTACCCTCTGAACATCTCAGGATCATTCCTGAATTTGCAGGGGAAACAATGCTTAGCCTTCCGCAAGAATTCCTGGATATGTGGAAAAATGCCCGGAGGATCATGATCGTTCACGGCCAGGATCAGCCGGGGGCCATAGAAGCATTGAAACCCCTGCTTGAGGATCCGAGAGTTGCCCTGATTGCAGAAAACATCTCAAACCTTGGAAGCGAAAAGGTTATCCAAAATTCAAACCTGGCATTGTCGGTATTCAAACGGAACAGTCCGGCACCACCTGACCTGGTTTTGCATAGTGGTGGACAGGTAGTTTCAAAATCGCTGACCTCTTACCTGCGGAAAGCTCGTGATATCAGGTGCTGGAGAATCGGAAAGGATGACAGTATTGTAGATACGTTCAGAAAGATTTCCGGGGTGATCCCGTATCCGGCCGTACCTGTATATGCGGCATTGAATAAGTACATCCAGAAAAAAACCGGAAGTGATTACCGTTCTGACTGGCTGAAGCTGTCTGAAACTGCAGATAACCTTGCATCTGCAAAGCTTGAAGAATTACCCTTCTCTGACATCCATGTTTTCAGAAAACTGGTTGACCTGGTGCCCGACAATGCTGTTGTCGTTGCCGGAAACAGCAGTATTATCCGCTATTCACAGCTTTTCAGGTTCAGGAAAAAACTAACATTCTATTCAAACCGCGGGGTTTCGGGAATTGATGGTAGTTTTTCAACCGCCGCAGGAATTGCACGGGTTAGCGATAAACCCGTGGTGGCTATGATTGGCGACCTGGGATTCCTGTATGATTCAAATGCCATGTGGAACCGTGAAATGCCAGCTAACCTTAAGGTTATTGTGATTAATAATGAAGGCGGCGGTATTTTTCACATATTGAAAGGCCCTTCGGATCAACCCGGATTTAAAAAGTTCGTGGAGGCAAACCATCCGGTAAATATTGCTAAATTAGCTGATGCTTACGGATTAGGTTATTTCGCCGCATCCGATCCGGGAGAAATAGAAGAAAAATGGCCAGAACTTATGAACGCAAAATCATCAGCCATTCTTGAGATAAAAACAAATGCCGTGACAAGCGCGGATTCCTTCCGGAAGCTGATGGCCGGAAACTGA